Part of the uncultured Fibrobacter sp. genome is shown below.
GAGCCGCCTCCAGCTTGCTGCAGCCTGTGTTCGCTGCAATCTGGTTTGCAAATTCCACAATCAAGATACCGTTCTTCGTCACAAGCGCAATCAAGAGAATCAGCGCAATTTCGCTGAAAATATTGAGTGTCTGCCCGGTAATGAACAAGAAGGCAAGCGCACCTGCCAAGGCGAGCGGCACCGTAAAGAAGATGACGAATGGTGCACGGAAACTTTCGAACTGCCCGGCAAGCACGAGGAACACAAGTGCCAGCGCCAGGAGGAACACGATGTAGAGGCCGCTGGAGCTTTCCTCGAATTCCTTCGAAGACCCGCTCAACGCCGTACTCACGTTCGGGTAATCCTTCAACAAGTGCTTTGCAATACGGCGCATTTCTTCGACGCCGTCGCCAATCGTCTTGCCCGGCACAAGGCCCGCCTGGATGGTCGCCGCGGAGAATCGATTGAAACGCGGGAGCGACGGCGATGCGGACTGTTCGCTAAACGTGATGAAGTTATCGAGGCTCACAAGTTCGCCCTTACCGTTCTTCACGGTAAGCATCGAGATGTTCTCGGGCATGCTACGGTACTGGTAACCCACCGCGCCGATGATATCGTACTGGCGGCCGTCCTTGTAGAACTCGCCGTAACTCTGGTCGCTAATCGCAAGCTGCACCGCCTGGGCAATGTCGTTCACCGACACGCCTTCTTCGTTCGCCTTGTCGCGTAAAATCTCGATATGCAGTTCCGGCTTGGTAAAGCGCAGGTTCGTGTTCACCACACTGAACACAGGGCTCTTGCTCGCCTCTTCTTCGAACTTGGGCACGAGCGTACGCAAGATTTCGATGTTCGGAGCCTGCAGCACGAACTGCACCGGAAGGCCGCCGCGCTGCGTACTGATGCTCTGCGGTTCAAACACCATCACGCGCAAGTCAGGGTATTCGTTACCGAGCACCTGAATGGCGCGTGCAATCTCGCTCTGCGGGCGACGCGCCTTCTTGTCGTCGTTCAAGAAGATCCGCATTCTCGAGTTGCCCGCATTCCACGCACCTGCCTGGATTTCGGAATACTCGTTGGTATCCATGAGCGCAATGACTTCTTCGGCAAAGGCATCGGCCATGCGCTTGGTGCGCGTCAGCGTCACGCCCTCGGGCATGTTCATGTTCACCATGACCGCATTGGAGTCTTCGGTCGGGGCCATTTCGCTACTCATGTTGTTGAAGCAGAAATACGCCGCAGCGAGGAGGCCCGCCACAATCGGGAAAAGCAAGAAGCGTAACTTGAGGAACAATCCGAGAAGCACTGCGTAAACGCGGTTAATCCAGTCAAAGAACGGTTCGGTGATGCGGTAGAACCAGCCTTGCTTCTGGCGGCTGAGGAACTTGGAGCAGAGCATCGGCGAAAGCGTGAGTGCGCACAATGTCGAAAGGAATACCGTCCCGATCATCACCGCTACGAACTCGCGGAACAGGAGGCCCGTGGTACCGCCAAGGGCCAGCACCGGCACGAACACAGCCATCAACACCACCGAAGTCGCAATCACGGCAAAGAAGATTTCGTTTGTACCCGCCACAGCCGCCTGCTTGGGCGTCATGCCTTTTTCAATCTTGTGGTAGATGTTCTCCACAATCACGATGGCATCGTCCACGACAAGGCCAATCGCCAGCACCATCGCAAGCAAGGTCAACACGTTGATACTGAACCCGCACAAGTAAAGCACAAAGAAGCTACCGATAACGGCGACCGGCACCACCACCATCGGAATGAGCGTCGTACGCGCCTGACGCAGGAACGCGAAGATAATCGCAATCACCAACAAGAACGCGATGAAGATGGTCTGCACCACTTCCTTGATGGATGCGCGGATGTTAATCGAGGTATCGCGGCCATAGAGGACTTGCACGCCTTCGGGTATTTCGCGGCGGATATCTTCCACGCGCTTGTAAAATTCGTTGGCGATTTCCACATGGTTAGAACCGGGCTGCGCCATCAATGCGAGCGTGATGGAGTTCTTGCCATTGCGCCTAAAGCCCGTGCGCGTATCCTTCGGTTCGTAATGGATGTCGGCTACATCCGAAATGCGAATGACCGTACCATCGGCAGCCGTCTTTACTGCAATGTTTTCGAATGATTTCGGGTCCAAAATGCGACCCAGCGTACGGATAGAAAGCGTCGTCTCGCTCCCTTCGATAGAACCGGAGGGCAGTTCCAGGTTGCCCTTCTTAAGGGCAGCCGACATCTCGGCACCAGAAACACCCAACGCCTGCAAGCGCACCGGATCAATCCAAAGGCGAACCGTCGGGCGCTTTTCACCCCAAATGGCGACTTCGGACACGCCATTGATTGTCTGCAGGCGTTCCTTCACAAAATTGTTCGCGATTTCCGAAACTTCCATCGGGTCGAGCTTGTCGCTCACGAGACTCACCATCAAAATCGGGTCGTTGTCGCTATCGGACTTGTAAACCGTCGGTTCGTCCACATCGTCAGGGAGCCTACGACGCACACGGCTCACGCGGTCGCGGATTTCGTTCGCGGCCGCTTCCAAATCCATGCCGGTTTCGAATTCAATGTTGATGAAGGAGAAACCATCTCGGCTCGTAGACGTCAGCGCCTTGATACCGGAAGCACTGTTGATGGACGCTTCCAAAATTTCGGTCACTTCGGCTTCCACCACCGCGGCGTTCGCACCGGGGTAAGATGTACGCACCTGGATAAGCGGGTAGTCCACGTTCGGATATTCACGCACGCCCAAGTTGGAAGCGCCAAAAGCACCGAGCAAGATGATGACAAGCGCCATCACCGTCATGAGCACCGGACGACGTACGGATAGGTTCGCTACACTCATCGCTCCCCTACTCCACTTCGTAATCAGTGTTGTGGCGGATTTCGCGGATGCGCACCGAGGTCCCTTCGCGCAAACTGATCAAGCCGGAGGTAATCACGGTATCGCCCTCGTCGAGGCCGGCAGTCACATCGACCGCAATCGGAGTGCGGAGACCCGTTTCGACATGCTTGATTTTCGCCTTGCCGCCAGTCGCCACGAACACGTAAGCGCCATCTTTATCCAGCGTAAAAGCTTCTGCCGGAATCGGGATGCTCTTGGCCATTCCCGACTGCATCGACACATTCACTTTTGCATAGGAGCCCGCCAAAAGTTCGCCATTCACATTGTCGACTTCCACCATCACCCGGCGGGTACGGCTGCTTTCGGAAAGCGAAGCCTCGAGCGCCTTCACCACGCCCGACTTGGAAATATTGCGTTCTTCGTCCTTGACATCAACAGCATCGCCCACATTGAGGCTAGACGCATAACGCTGCGGGAGAGCAAACTTGGCCTTGAGATATTCCACATCGC
Proteins encoded:
- a CDS encoding efflux RND transporter permease subunit, whose product is MSVANLSVRRPVLMTVMALVIILLGAFGASNLGVREYPNVDYPLIQVRTSYPGANAAVVEAEVTEILEASINSASGIKALTSTSRDGFSFINIEFETGMDLEAAANEIRDRVSRVRRRLPDDVDEPTVYKSDSDNDPILMVSLVSDKLDPMEVSEIANNFVKERLQTINGVSEVAIWGEKRPTVRLWIDPVRLQALGVSGAEMSAALKKGNLELPSGSIEGSETTLSIRTLGRILDPKSFENIAVKTAADGTVIRISDVADIHYEPKDTRTGFRRNGKNSITLALMAQPGSNHVEIANEFYKRVEDIRREIPEGVQVLYGRDTSINIRASIKEVVQTIFIAFLLVIAIIFAFLRQARTTLIPMVVVPVAVIGSFFVLYLCGFSINVLTLLAMVLAIGLVVDDAIVIVENIYHKIEKGMTPKQAAVAGTNEIFFAVIATSVVLMAVFVPVLALGGTTGLLFREFVAVMIGTVFLSTLCALTLSPMLCSKFLSRQKQGWFYRITEPFFDWINRVYAVLLGLFLKLRFLLFPIVAGLLAAAYFCFNNMSSEMAPTEDSNAVMVNMNMPEGVTLTRTKRMADAFAEEVIALMDTNEYSEIQAGAWNAGNSRMRIFLNDDKKARRPQSEIARAIQVLGNEYPDLRVMVFEPQSISTQRGGLPVQFVLQAPNIEILRTLVPKFEEEASKSPVFSVVNTNLRFTKPELHIEILRDKANEEGVSVNDIAQAVQLAISDQSYGEFYKDGRQYDIIGAVGYQYRSMPENISMLTVKNGKGELVSLDNFITFSEQSASPSLPRFNRFSAATIQAGLVPGKTIGDGVEEMRRIAKHLLKDYPNVSTALSGSSKEFEESSSGLYIVFLLALALVFLVLAGQFESFRAPFVIFFTVPLALAGALAFLFITGQTLNIFSEIALILLIALVTKNGILIVEFANQIAANTGCSKLEAARQAAERRFRPILMTSLSTVLGAVPLIMTGTPSRIAMGIAIAGGLTFATFLSLFIVPAAYSFFAGKVESTNTIDASKMA